In the genome of Buteo buteo chromosome 14, bButBut1.hap1.1, whole genome shotgun sequence, the window CTTGCAGACATTAACTACTTCTTCAGTGTCTAGCTTCCtgaccaaaaaaccccatacgCTGATTGCTTGGATCACCAATGAGCATCATACCTGTTTTGTCAAAATCTAAGTCTGTGTCTTTCACTTAGTTTTACTTTGTTCATTCAAACTTGGcagaaaaagcacattaaaacacaaaacaaaacatgtttaGAAGATATCTTTGCTCTCCCTGCTACTTCACAGCTAAACAGCAAGGACAGGAATTGGAAAAAACACATTCTCATTTTGGACAAGGAGGATAGTTCCCAAAATTGAAACCTGATATAATGAAAGCTCTGCTTTGGACTCCACTGATTACTAACATCCTCCGAAAAGAATATTATaaggggcaggagggaacaCAACCAAGCACATGGCAAAGCCTTGAACATATTTGGTTCTAACTTATAACTGCGGCCAacattcagaggaaaaaagcaaacaaaggagagcagaggagccCAGTCAGTTAATGGAAGCATGCATTTTCATAGCCTTTTGAAGAAGTGCGTAAAGCCTACAGGACTTTGGATatctatttttattgaaaatattacatataacagctgaaaacaatgtTACTCTAATAAACCCCAGtgttttctgcttcataaaAGCATTATAAGACCAGATACTGACCATgctttattattataaaaaaaaaaaaaatctattgtcATAAACATGATGGTTACCTGGTACCCATGTCAGAGGGGCACAAACAGCATTGCTAGCACTGATCCTGTGGGcgtatttaattatttcttcagaGGAAATGGCACCtggaagaatggaagaaaagttaCTATATTCTCAAGAGGTTGCATCATTCAATTATTTTAGAGTATCAGACACTAATATCTAAAAGATTGGGAATGTAATTTTGTCAAACTTTAAGAGCATGCTTCAAACGCAATGACTGCTTAGAGGATCCTTAGACTATGCAAGGATGAGCTTTGCAGTGAACTGATTTTACAGCCACGAGTTCAGTACACCTTCAATGTCAACAGTTCTTCAACCTtgtaaaaaaaacacaaccttATCTCTTAAGCAGTGTACTTGACAAGCACAATTTGTAAGAAAACTGCAGCACCTGCTTTATTATGAAATTTTCcataggaaagaaatttttttgtttgttcagtaATTGTAGAGCATACGTGTAGCAGCCCTTCTAAATGTGTGCCTGTATTACAGTAATAGAAACTTTATGAAATTCCTTGATTTTTTAGATGAATGATGAATAACAAAATGATAAAAGACACTGTAAAAATCACCAAGAAAACGcctcccacaaaaaaaacccaacccaacagTCAGTTTAGGTTGATAAGTGCCACAGAGTGGCAGGAATTGCTACAAATACAAACCAGTATCACCAGCTAGTCAGTCTTTCAAACGcaatgcacatgcacacaaacattctctccctttcctcagTAGACCTACTGAGGCAATTTGATGAGACACTTAGGTAATCAGATATACTATTATCAGTCCAAGAAGAGTGTTGAGACACTTGAATTCAAGTTTAATATTAAAGATATGTTTGCCACAAAAAAGAATTCATTCCTGGCTTTAGTCTGAGGAAATGATTACAGGTTCataatgaaatggaaatgttgaCATATAAAGCATCCGAAATATGCGAtggtagaattaaaaaaaaaataaaaaaataaccctAACTTGAGCTCACTACCAACTTTCTTTACAACTGCATTTATGTAGTATGTACAATCACAGATACTCaccttttcttgccttttcaattgatttcagcttttcctttgcttgatAAACAGCTGTTGCCTagttgtaaaaaaaaccaaacaaactaaACCAAACCTTCAATGCATGTTTAATTTGTAAGCTTCTGCATAAAGTTGGCTCTGTGAATAAACCCTTGCatataattgcattttaagAGAGAAACTATTCAgtgaacattttcaaaatgtacaGAGATAAAGTAGGTTTGGAAGAAAATTAGCactataaaacaaaactgaatacCATGATAACTAAACAGTATTGgactactgaaataaaataaaaaaaaccaaaccaaaccactaaGCTCTTcgatgttttaaatatttaaatcttcTCAAACTAACACACCACCACTTTCTCTAGAACAACCTTTTTCACAATCAGATgctcaaaagcaaacacatcATTATGAACTTACCAGTATGTGCTCTGCTTCTTTTAgttgtttctgcagctgctgaatATCATTATCCCTCTTTTCTACTACCTTTTctaaaagctgcatttcatgATGGATTTTCCCCTGATCAACTGCCAACTTCATTAGCTCTTGAAACTCTCCATCTCTCTGAATCAGCAGTTCCAGAATCTGTTGAACAAGAGTTTTGTAGAACTTTTAATTTAGCTAGAGTAACAACACACCCTCAATCGTGCTGCAaagaagagcaactgacatccATGGGAGTATTTCTGTTggcatgaaaaatgaaacaaaatttcttcttctctttacAAAAACAGCCTATGAAGCACacaacaaatgaacaaacaaacaacaacatgAGGACCAAGAATGCCTTTGTAGTGGGACCAAAACCTCGTCATCACCGTTAGCCTGAGTATAGGCAAGgacaaagtgaaaaagaaaaaatatagaagTAAAGCATTGTGCTTAcggaaagaaatacagtttagaAAGTCAGCTTACCTGGCCCTCCTCTCCCGGTTGTGGAAGCTTCTGGTTTCTTGAAATTGCCAAAATTTCAATTAATTCCCTGAAAGGAAAACTCTGTGTTTGTGCAATTTTCTAGGGCATTATTCATAAATCATATCAAGTCATCCCAAAACTGGCAGAGTACTGATATCATTACAAAAGTACTCATGGACTTGAGTATTTTATAGTAAAGTGTTGGCAGGGATTTCTCAACTAAGAGTAATTCTGTGAATAGTCTCGTGATTGgagcacattttcttctttgttctttgaGCTCATGAAGTGCTCATGTGTATTTGTACTCATGAAACATGCTAAGCTCCTGCCAAACTACATAAGACATAAGCagaagctgagagaagaaacagcacaATGAAACGCATTTGTAGTGTTCTACTGCCTTTGTTGCAAGAGGGCATGAAAGTTGTCTTCACTATTTTACTTCTCTACTTGTCCTCCATTTTTTTCACAACAGAGCATATTTCACACTTGGGTTTAGAGCAATTAAGTCTACGCTTTCAAACACCTGAAGAGTTTGCTGTGAAACTACTTTTACAACAACAAGTATTTCCACAATGGTATACTAGCTGTAtatcaaacacacaaaaataccaAAAACCTAATAATATTCTGGTGCTAGATTAGAAGTGCTTCTCAAACAAACCTCTTGATCACATTTTCAGATACCCATTTACTTTGCCACTATTCTGAAAAGCCATCAAGAACCTCAGAGGGGACTCACTAAGCAACAAGACCAAGATGCAAACAGGTGTTTTCTGTAAATTCAGCAAACTTATTTGGCTTCTAAGGCTACGGATGTCAGTTCAACGCTATGCATGAGTAACTGCCTATCTGAAGACACTGTCCTTGGAACAGTACTGATGCTTTGCTTGATGCAGCGCAAGCTGCTCAGTGGGATGTACAACTAAGACAGCAGTGGGGCCAGAACCTCGAAATGAAAACAGGTACTTTTCAAAACGTCTGAAAAAGCCCCTCATCAGTAAAGCTCTAAATAGAATCTTGGTCTGTGTCTCTTGGTCACGCCTGAACACTAAACTGATCTAAACCAATTagagaataaaagaaacttGTCATTATCACTAAAGCTTTATTCTACCTGACCAACATTGAGCAGTAGCAAATAAAATCTGTTGTAAGTAGGTCAACTACTGCCATCAAGGCTGATGTCATGGAGGGCTGTAATTCTGTCCTGCGTTAGCTGGATAATGCATAGACACAGACTCAAAACTATACAAAGGCTACAGATTAGACACGTTGCTTGATTTTGCTGCTACCACCAAACCAGTATCATGACTGTGAAAGGCCTAGTTCCACAGCGCTGCAACACTCTGCTGATCAACAGGAAGATTCACTAAATGCTGCTGAGGGTTGCTCTGGATTCGTTATGGTAGAATATTAGTCCcaggattttaaaacaaaacaaaacaaaagtttagATAAAGagcaagtcttttttttttttcctccccaaaaccacATGTTCTCCAGCAACCTGTATGTCACAATAAAatctaaaactgaaaacaaaacctaacCAGAAACAACAAGTGCAACTGACCAATATATTTTCCTTGTCCTACCAGTGGTAATCATACAAAGTGAGGCAGCCACATAGCCACATAACATATGGGTTATTCCCTCTGACAAACTTTTCCTAAGCTTCTGCTCTCCttgagaggaggaaaataattagGAAGCAGTTTAACTGCACCCCTAGCTGTGCCTCCACAACATGGTGGACAACTTGGACAAGGGTTATCAGTCCAGCCTCAATAGCACTGACTTAAGTATCTGAGCACTTATATCACTCCAAAGACGAGCTCTGCCGCCTACTTTGAGTGAGTTTAACACTAATACAGGCAATGACCAGAAGGGCTTAAGTCATGCAACACCACCTGCAAATTTCTGACATAAGCATAATTTTTAGCGACCAAGAAAAAGCCTAAAATCGGTGCGTGCATTCCACAGGAAACGCAGGTGTCAgccaaaaaacaaaagcaaatggaagaagaaggaagctCTCCTTCTGCTCTGAGAATAGGAAATAAAGCACCGCCTATGCTTTCCTACCGGGGTGAGAGCTGTGGAGCCCCGGGCCGGACCGAACCCCGGACCGACCCCCCCCGGCGCAGCACCAACCCCTCTCCCGCAGGAGCCGGCCTGGGGACGGCACggcaggagagcaggaaaaGGGGCCGGGCCGGTCTCGTCTCTCCTCCCGGGGCGGGTGAGGTCAGGCCGGTCCCCTCACGTACAGCGCCGAGCACCCTCACCTCACCCCCCCgtgccccgccgccgccgccgcttgGGGCCGTCCCATCCGGGCACCGGGAGCGGTGGTAGGGGCAGAGCGCGGTACCTTGCCAAGAGTTCGAGATCCTCCAGCGCCGCCAGGAGCCGGTCCCGGGTGCTGCTCcgttccccacctcccccggtcgccgccgccgccgccgccgccatcacGATCCCGGGCGCGGACCCGATCGAGAACCTCCTCCCGGCGGGCAGTCGgcagcgccccctggcggcggCGGAGGTGCGAGTTGTAGCGGCGGGCGCATGCGCAGAGCGGCctcgctcctcctccccccgcccttCGCCGTGCGGCGCGCGGGGTGGGCGGGAAGGGGCTGAGGCGGGGAAATGGCGGCCCTGAGGAGCGGAGGGAGGCGGGGGAGAGGGTGGCGGTGGGAGCGGAGAGCCGTGGGTGTGAGGGGAAAGGAGGTCACATCTGCCTCGGCGAGGCCAGATGCGTGTTTGTAAACGCCGTCTATCTGGGGCTGGGTCGTTACACAAGGTTCTGCGCTTGTTGTTCTGTTGATACATGTTTCCAGTTCCCGGCTTTCCACAGAAGAGCCTCTAAATGAGGTTCAGATGTACGCtaaagacacagaaaacaaactgcagagaaaggaCTTGCGACTGAATTATGTCTTAACTTTTTTAAGTCAGTGTCCAAAAACCCCTTAGGTGCTGTTTATCAGATGGAGGAAGAAATACTGCTTTACTAATGGCTGAAGAAAGTGAAGTGGCTGAAGACACCCGAGCTTTAAATCAGAGACAAGGGCTTTTCCCTGGGCTGGCTGTCCTGTAAGTGACCGCAGCTAGCAGTGACCTGCCTGACACGCCGACGCAGAGTGATCTATCTGTGGAGGCGAAAGGCAGCTTTGCATCCATTACAGAGGTCTGCACATGGTGATCAGGGCAGGTAACAAGATGCAAATCGTGCCCCGGATCCTGCCAGCCCTTGAGcgataattaaaaaatactggtctgggtgtttttttcagatgttgctGTATATGGGCTGGTGCTGTAAACAGGCCTCTAGCTCTGGGTGGGGTCACAGTGAAGccagtggaattttttttttagtcatgAAACTTTCAGTAATGTGAAGAGACTGAGAGAGAAGCCAGGGTGGAGGGCAGATGAGGGAGAACAGAGTGAAAGCTGATCTGAGGCCAGGGTTTATAACCAGGGCAAGCACTtccacagaagagcagggagTCCCCAGACCCCACGTCCTTCTGCTGTCAGGCAGCTGCAAATCCTGCCTGCCAGCAAAAAGCTATTCTCTCCTGATTAGAGAAAGCAGTAGATGAATGATAACATCCCTGACTCCTCTGGTGTTTACTCTGATTATCTTTATAGTTTCTGCAATAAGTATGTCTATGAGAAATTtacacttcttaaaaaaaaaaaagtccagaaaCTCATTAGTCAGTGATCCTTTGAATTGGTGTTTAAATAAGCCATCCAGGATTGTGAGATTTGTGATAAAGCAACGAGATTTGGCAGCCCTGGGAAGACGGTAACTCTGCCAACAGGAGttatttaaaattcacttaCAATATACAACAACCCTCAATGTTCTGATTGTAGATAGTCTGGGAATTCTCTTTATATAGCAGGTAAAATCTCATCAAATAGTTCTGCCCTTTATATAACTTTTGCttgcttcccctccctcccccccataTTTCTCTGATTTTGTTCAAGGAAAGATATAATCAGCGATGCTGTCTGGTTGTGCATCCAGTTCACTGATTTGTTAGTGTCTGTATGGGTgcataaacagaaagaaatagcaACTTTGAAACAAAGCAATCCTTCCGCTaaatcattttcttcctcatattCATTTTGACACCTGAATTATTTAGACCTGAAGTACTTCTGATATATTTCAGGGCCATAATACTAGTTTCACTAGAGCTAAAAGCTTGCGGCGTTAAGAGCACACCCAAACTTGACAGGCCAAGGAGTGAATATGGGTTATAGGAGGTTCCTGTAGGCtgatttttccctctccttgtGCCCAGGAGCCtgttctctcccttccttttgAGAGCAGTACTTCTTGCACCCAGCCAGGCCAATGCCACCAGTCTTTCACTGGAGCAGCCGCCCTTCTCTCCCCATTTCTCAAACTGCTGCCCCTCTTCCAGGCAACATGGACATCATCCACCTGCTTTCTACTGCCCAGTCCTTCCCCTCGCCTTGCCCTGCGGATGCAGCAGCGGCTGGGAAGTGCAGGTCCGCAGGCGGAGTCTTAGTTGTGCTCCTGCCTCGACGTGGGAGGACAGGGTGAGACCAGAGGCTTCGGGGAATGCCTGCCTGTGCCAAGACACAGCAAGTCATTCAGACTATGTCAGAGGGGTCGTCTCCTGCAGGACAAAGGGAAAGGCTGGGTGAAATGGGCTCACGCCCCAAACTTGCCCCGTGGGCCCATTGCTTTGAGACTGAGTGGAGAATTTGCTGAATAGACTTCTGAAACACTCGCCCGTACAAAACAACAGAGCCTCTGTCTCCCCAGTGTTGGTTCCTCTGTTTCCTCAGTTCTTCAGTGCTTTTGGCCTTCTTTCCCCTGAGTAAACTTTTTTCATAGTTGTGTTGGTTTTGAGCCAGATCTGCTTCTTTAAAGCTCATGCCCCTCCTGAATAACTAAGCATTGTTCCCgatttttttcagtagtctGAGAACTTTTTAGGTTGTGCGGCCATGAACGTATCTTTCCGTCCACAGACAT includes:
- the MED4 gene encoding mediator of RNA polymerase II transcription subunit 4, encoding MAAAAAAATGGGGERSSTRDRLLAALEDLELLARELIEILAISRNQKLPQPGEEGQILELLIQRDGEFQELMKLAVDQGKIHHEMQLLEKVVEKRDNDIQQLQKQLKEAEHILATAVYQAKEKLKSIEKARKGAISSEEIIKYAHRISASNAVCAPLTWVPGDPRRPYPTDLEMRSGLLGQMNNPSTNGVNGHLPGDALAAGRLPDVLAPQYPWQSSDMSMNMLPPNHSNDFMLEPPGHNKENEDDVEVMSTDSSSSSSDSD